CGGCCGGGCTGCGACGTGCCAGTTTGGCTCCCAGGTGGGCCCATTCATAGGCGAGCTGGCCGCTCGTGACGGGGATGGCGCCCTCCGGCCGTCCCGGGCGAAGGATGCGGTCGGCGTCGAAACGGTACCCGCGAGCGGTCGCCTCGGCGTGGACCTCGCTCAGATAGGCGCCGACGGCGGCCAGGGGCTCCGCCGTCGCGCGGAACCGTTCCAGCTGCGGATGGTTCTGATAGCCCTGGGTCCGGCCGGACAGCACGGCCTGGGCGAGCAGCGTCTCTCTCCAGCACGCGACCAGGCCGGCCCGGTCCAGTTGGCTGGGGTGCACGGACCAGATCCTCATGTTCCCGCCGCCGTTCCGTCGTGACAGGACTCGTCCACCGGGGACGAAACAAGCAGGCCAGGGAACATTCCGTCAGCCTATCGGCGATCTGCGCCGGTCTCGTGCGGTCCAGCCGCACATCATGTCGGCGGAGCCGTCTCTTGCCAGAGCCACACCATCGACGGAGAGTAGTGTCACTGACAAGCGACGACATCGCACGGAAAAAACGTCCAGGAAAGCAGGTTCATCGATGAACACAGCCGCCAAGGAACGCGTCAAGGAAGCACTGAAGGCGCAGGCCCTCTCGGAGAACCGGGCCGTCGGAAGCGACGCCGAGGCGGAACGCTCCGCGGCCGAGATCGACACCAGTTCGCCCATCGAGCCGGATGACCTGTCGCATTCGGACGAGGAGGGCGAGTTCGTCGAGCTGTTCGAAGGTGTCGAGGCGCACCAGAAGGAGCTCCTGGCGGCCATCGACGCCCTTGATGTAAGCGTGACGGACACGGTGCGCCCGGGCGCCATCGTCGCGTACGGCGGAGACCACTATGTGGTGGGCGTGGCGTCCAGCTCCTTCGACAGCGACGGTGTCAGCTACGAAGGCATCGCCCCCGGGTCTCCCGTGTTCGACGCGATCCAGGGGCTTCACCAGGGCGACAGCTTCACCTTCCGCGGGACGGAGCACGTTCTCGACCTGGTGGGCTGAGACGCTCTGAAACTGCGCAGGCTCACCGGCTCACCGCATCCAGCTGAGCCTGGAGGTGGTCACGGACCGCTTCATCCCGCGTCAGCCGCAGCGCGTGCTTCAGGCACTCAGCGGCGGCGTCGGGGCGTCCGGCACTGCGGAGCGCATCCGCGCGGACGACGGCATAGGGCTGGAATCTCTCGCATTCCCGCGGATGCCGCTCCGAGAGCAGATCGAGGCGGCGCAGCGCCGCAAGTGGGCCGTCCGTTCGTCTGATCACCGCTGCTTCCGCCACCTGGGCGCCCAGCGTCGGCGCCAGCAACGTGAGTGCCGCGTACAGGGTGGCCAGCACGGTCCACTCGGTCCGTCCGGTCCGGGCGCGGTCGGCGTGCACCGCCTGAATCGCGGCTTCGAGCTGGAATCGGCCCGGTGTTCCAGGACCTCCCGCTCCTGCGGTCAGCGCCGAGGCCTTCCGCAGGTGATCCTCCGCTCGGCGTATCAGGGTGGCGTTCCAGGATCCGGTGTCCTGGTCCTCGAGCGGCACGTAGGCGGATCCGGTGGGGCGCGACGCCAGGAACGCCGCCAGCGCCGCGAGTGACCAGGCCTCGGCGTCGTCCTGGAGACTGGCAGCGACCACTTCGGCGAGATACAGGCCCTCGGCGAGCATCGGCCGAGTGGCGGGAAGGGCCTCGTCGGAGTTCTCGGCACCGGCGGGCGCCGGGATCGACAGACACCCGTATACCGCCTCCAGGACCGAGGGCAGCCGGGAGGCCAGATGTTCGGGGCCGGGGAGCTCGAACGGGATCCTCGCGTCACGGATCCGGCGTTTGGCGCGCACCAGCCGTTGTGCCATGGTGGCGGCGGGGACCGCGAACGCCTCGCCGATCTGTGCCGCCTCGAAGCCCAGCACGGTCTGGAGCATGAGCGGAGTGCGGATGTCCTCCGCGATCGCCGGATGAGCGCAGGTCAGCAGCAATGACAACCGTCGGTCCGGAAAGCCCGCATCGCCCGAATCCATCACCGGCACCTCGATTCCTTCCAGCGCGGCGTTCAGACGGCGCCGTGCGGACTTCCATTCGTCCCTCTGCCGGTTACGCGCCACGGTGAGCAGCCAGCCCTCCGGACTGGCCGGCACTCCGTCCTCGGGCCAGCGCCGCAGCGCCTGTTCGAACGCGTCGGCCAAGGCGTCCTCTGCGAGGAGCACGTCTCCGGTGCCGGCGGCCAGGGTGGCGAGCAAGCGGCCGTACGACGCGCGGGCGGCCAGTTCCGCGGCCGCCCGCGCGTCGCCGTCGTGCTCCCGAAGGGGACCCGGCGTCAGCTGTTCGGCACCCACACGCCGTCCACGGTGTGCGTCGCTCCCGGACGGATCTCGACGCTGCCCCACTGGGCGCCCGGCGCCTGGCGGGCCCAGTCGAGGGCGGCATCCAGATCCGGCACGTCCAGGACGAAGTACCCGCCGAGCTGTTCCTTCGTGTCCGCGAAGGGCCCGTCCTGGATGTGCAGTTTTCCGTCCCGGACGGTCACGGTGGTGCTCGCATGGGAAGGTTGCAGAACCTCCGCCGCGAGCAGCACACCGGCCTGCTGAAGAGTCGCGGCGTAGGAACGCATCGCTTCCTGGCCTTTGGCCAGGACCTCCGGGCCGAGCTCATCGGGGCTCATCTCCGGGTAATGCAGCAACAGGGTGTATCGCATGGTTCTCTCCTCCTTCACTTGATGGTGGTCCTTGGCGGGCTCAGCTACAAGACGATCGGGAGAGTTGTGGATCGACAGCCCTGGAGGATTTCCACAACTCCAGGGCGAAATCCCGCTCCCAGGGCACCACGGGATACTGTCGAAGGCGGAAAGGCTCGATTGAGCACGAGACGATGAGAGGGGAACCGTGGGACGTCGGACGAGGGGCGGGGACAGGACTGCCGCGGGGCGGAGCGCCGTGGGACGCGCCGAGGCGGGGCGGGCGGCATGAACCGGTTCTTCCGCATCCTGTACTTCGTGATCCTGGCGGCGGCCGTGGTGTTCGCGGTGGTCCGGGACGACCTGTCCTTCTGGGGCAGGTGTTTCACGGTGCTGTTCCCGCTGGTCGCGGTCGTGACCAACGAGATCCAGCTCTGGAAGGAGCGGAAGCATGAAGCGGGGGTCGCGGCTCATGCGCGGCCCGGTCTCGCGAACGACCTGCATCACGCCTACCGTGAGGAACGCTGACGGTCACAGCTGACCGGGGCCGACGACACAGGACGGCATCCCAGACCCGCATCCCGAGGCCGGCATCCCGAGGCGAAGTGCCCTGGGACGCCGGCCCCGAAGTCAGAGCGACCGGAGAGTCAGGGCGCCTGAAGGCGCCCTGCCCGGCGGCTCAGGCCGAGACCTCCCAGCGGTCCACGGTCAGTTCCTCCAGCACGTCCGGATCGACGTCCACGCCGAGCCCGGGCCGGTCGGACACCAGGACCTCCGGGATACGGAACTCCAGGTTGCCCGGCTCGCGGGTGAACTTCACCGGGCCGGAGAGCTCCGTGGACACGATCGCCGGGTGAGCCAGCGCCAGGTGGTACCCGGCCGCCGAGGCGATGCTGGTCTCCAGCATCGAACCCACCTGGACCGAGAAGCCCGCGAGTTCGGCCTGCGTGGCCAGCCGATGGCACGGGGTGATGCCGCCGCTCTTCTGCAGCTTCAGATTCACCATGTCCACGCTGCGGGCCTTGACGAAACGGGCCAGGTCGGCCTGCGACACGACCGCCTCGTCTGCCATGAGACGGACCCCCACCCGGGCGCGGATCAGCTCGAATCCCTCCACATCGTCCGCCCGGATCGGCTGTTCCACCCAATCGACGCCGAACTGTTCGAGTTCGCGGATCATCGCGATCGCCGTGGCGGGGTCACCCCAGCCCTGGTTGGCGTCCACACGGATCGCGAGGTCATGCCCGATCGCGGCGCGCACGGCCCGGACCCGTTCGACGTCGAGTCCGTCGCGGCCGCCGAGCTTCATCTTCAGGTGACGGAATCCCTCGTCCCGGGCCTCCACAGCCTGGGCGGCCAGGGTGTCGGGGGAGAGGATGCTCATGACGCGCGCGATCGTCGGGTTCTCCGGCTTCCGTCCACCGAGCAGCGCGTAGATCGGACGGTCCGCGGCCTTGCCCGCGAGGTCCCAGCAGGCGATGTCGACGGCGGCTTTGGCGGAGCCATTGCCCTTCAGCGCCGCGTCCATCCGCTGATGGACGGCCGTGATGTCCCGCGGGTCAAGACCGAGGACGGCCGGCAGCAGCAGGGTGCGCAGGGCCTCCACCGCGCCCCCGGGGGTCTCGCCCGTGACATGCGCGTCCGGCACGCTCTCGCCGAAGCCGACCAGGCCGTCGTCGGTCACCAGGGTCAGCACGATGCTGGGCATGGTCGCGTACGTGTCGTACGAGACCACGAACGGCTCCTTCAGCGGAACGTCGAGCAGGGAGATGGATGCTGAGGTGATCTTCATCGTGCGTTCTCCGGATTCTTGAGCATTGAGGCTTCGGAGGCCAGGGCAGGGGAGAGCCGGTACCAGCCGTCGCGCGTCACACCGTCGGCGGTCCGGTCCGCCGCGAACGCGGATTCGAAGACATCCCGCAGCTCCCGTCGCCAGGCCGCGGCCAGGCCGGGGTTCTGCGCGCGCAGGGCCACGATGTCCCTGGGCGCCCGCGCCCACAGGGTGTCCCCGGACCGCAGGAGGTGTGCCTCGCCGTCCGGGCCCGTGCCGAGGACCGTCGAGTCCTCAGCCGGCGGGAGCTCGACGTCGCGGGAACGGCCTTCGCTGCACGCGACGGAATCCTCACTCGCGAGCGGCCAGACGGCCACCAGGCGGTCGCTTTCGTCCTGGGCGTTGATCTCGTCGTCCATGATCCCGTAGAAGTTCCGCGCGTACTCCGTGACGTGCGCCCCGAGTTTGGCCAGGTTGAACCGGGCGTTCCGGCTCACGAGCGGGTCGAAGGTCCAGCTCATCGTCTCGATGCCCCGTTCCAGGCACCAGGCCCGCTGGTGCTGTTTGAGGGCGAAGCCCACCCCCTTGTCGCCGATGCCCGGCGCAACTCCGGCGATCAGCGAGTAGCTCCCGTGGTCCGGAGTGACGAGGGCGGCGGCTGCGCCGCAGACGCGCCCGTCCGGCAGATAGGCGGTGGAGATGTTGCAGCCCGCGTGTGAGATGCCGCGCAGCACGTCGAAGGGGATGGGAGCGCCTTGCGGGGACATGCCCCAGACGGACACCAGGAGCGCCTCGATCTCGCGATGGCGTTCGAGGTCGTGCTCATCACGGAGCGTCACTCCGGCGGCGTCGGCGGCGTTCTGAGCCGCCCGCTGGGCCTGTTCCGTCAAGGGATGGGGATGGCGAAGTGGAGACATGCTTCCACTCTGGCCGACGACTTCGCCTGATGCTTCGGCGTACAGCACTAAGATCAGAGCTGTTCTTAGTGCTGAGCCACCATGAATCGCATGGACTCGCGGCCGACCGTCAGAACGGCATCAACCAGACCACGGAGGGCAGCTCATGGAGCCGATCGATCGCCGCACCGCTTCGCGCCCCACCCGGGAACGTTCAGTCCGTGAACGCCCCACCCGTGAACGCCCGACGCCCGAACGCTCCGTCCGGGAACTGGCCTCGGTGCTCGACTCGTCCGGCCTGGCCGTCACGCCTCTGGGTCCGGACCGGCCGCTCGTCCTGGCCAGCCCGGTCATCCTGGACCCCTTGGAACCGTCACGGTCCGTGCCCGGCGGACTGCTGCTGGGCGTCGGGGTCGCGGCGGACAGCGCCGGCCCGGCACTGCGGGAGGCGGCGCGCGCGGGCTATGCCGCCGTCGTGCTCAAAGGATCCGTGAGTCCGCAGGACCGATCCGGGACGACCGCACGCCTGAGCGCTGAGGCGGATGCGGCCGGCATCGCGGTGCTCGTCGTGGAAGGAGAGCTCTCCTGGCGGCAGCTCGACACGCTACTGGAGTCCGCGCTGGGTGCGGTCGCCGAGGCGGGGGAGGCTCCGACGGCTCTAGGCGCCGGAGATCTGTTCGCACTCGCCAACGCCATCGCGGCGATGGTGGGCGGGGCCACCACGATCGAGAATCTCCAGGAGGAAGTCCTCGCCTATTCCACCTTGCCGGGTCAGCCCATCGACCTGGACCGTCAGCAGGGGATCCTGGGCCGGCAGGTCCCGCACCTCCCGGAGAACGCCGCCCAGTACGCTTCGGTGTTCCGGGCTCGCGGCGCCGTGCGGATCCCCGGCGAGGGTGAGGCGCTGGGCCGGCTGGCGGTCGCGGTCCGCGCCGGGAATGAGCCGCTCGGCTCGGTGTGGGTGGTCGACCCGGGCGAGGACCTTCCCGACGAAGCTGCGACAGCGCTCGAACGTGGCGCGGACCTCGCAGCGCTCCACCTGCTCCGTGCCCGCAGCGGGCGCGACCTGGCTCGGCTGCGGCGCGCGGAGGGCCTGCGCCGGCTGATCCACGGCGACGACGACGCCGCGCTCGTGGCGCGCCACCTGAACCTCGGGCTGCGGCCCCCGTTCGCCGTGCTCGCCTTCGAAGCCGATCTCCCCGCGGGTGCCGAGGCGGTGACGCTCACCCGCCTGACCGACCTGGTGAGCACCATGACCGAGTCTCAGCGCCGCGGGACCTGGTGCGTGGGGGAGGACGGTGCCGTGTACGCCGTGCTCAGCGAGGTGAGCGCGAAGGAGGGACCGCTGCTCCGGACCCTCGCGCGCCGCGTGATCGACCGGGCGTCGACGGCGCTCGGCGTGAGGCTCCGTGCGGCCCTGGGCACGTCCGTGGATTCGGCCCCGGCCATCGTCGCGTCGCGGCATTCCGCCGACCAGGCGCTGCTGCTTCTGGATCCGGAGGGGAAGGGACCGGAGGGGGACGGATTCGTCCGCGCGGCGGATCTGCACAGCCGGCTGAGTCTCCTGGAACTCGGCGCGTTTCTCCAGACGAAGGAGCAGCTTGTCTCTCCGGCGGCTCAGGAGATGGCGTCTTATGACACCAGGAACGGCAGCGAATACGCCACAACGCTCCTCGCCTATCTCGAGTCGGGCCGGGATTCCGCTCTCGCGGCGGCGGCGCTCTCGCTCCACCAGAACACGCTCAGGTACCGGTTGAAGCGGATCCGGGAGCTCTTCGACGTGGATCTGAGTCACGCGGACGACGTGCTCCTGCTCTGGATCAGTCTCAGGGTGAAGCGGACGGGGTGATGAACCCGGGGTGGTGTTTCCGCTGTGAAATCCTGTAGACTGAACGTGTTGTTGTGTTTGGCATTTCGTAGTTCAGTATTTGCGGTCCCCGGATCGCACCTTTCTGAAGTAACGGTGGAGAGCACCCCACACCGGAGGCCCGATCGTCGGGACCAACCTCCCCTTCAGTGAGGAACTGAATTATGGCTACAGGTACAGTGAAGTGGTTTAACGCGGAAAAGGGCTTCGGCTTCATTTCCCCCGATGACGGCAGCCAGGACGTGTTCGCGCACTTCTCCGCGATCAACTCCTCGGGCTACCGCTCCCTCGAAGAGAACCAGAAGGTTTCCTTCGACGTTCAGCAGGGCCCGAAGGGCCCGCAGGCTGCAGACATCCAGCCTCTCTGAGACTCTCTCAGTTTCCATCGCAGGGCCGGTTTTCACCGGCCCTGCGGTGTTTTAAGCGTGGTGTTTTAAGTGGTGCGCTTTCCAGGCCAGTGCTGCCGTGAGTGGTGTGCTGGCCTGAGTGGTGCCGTCGTGAAGATCTCCGACACCACCGCCGGGAACGGCCCTCCGCCCTCCGCCTCGACCGCGGTTCTCTTCGACCGCCGTTCTACTCCTGTGCCGTCGCCCGCCGGACGAGTTCCACGATCTTCGCCTCGACCGCCGGCGTGAGCTTCGTGAGGGCATACGAGGTGGGCCACATTTCGCCGTCGTCGAGCGTCGCGCTCTCCTGGAAGCCCAGCGTGGCATAGCGGGCCTTGAACTTCTTCGCGTCCTGGAAGAACACCACCGACTTGCCGGCAGTATTCGCATAGCTCTGCATGCCGTACCAGAGCTTGGGGCTCAGCTGGGGCGCGTGTTCCAGGACGATCTGGTGGACCTTCTCCGCCAGGACCCGATCGGCCTCATCCATGGACGCGATCTTCTCCAGGACCTCGGCGGCCAGCTCCT
The nucleotide sequence above comes from Arthrobacter woluwensis. Encoded proteins:
- a CDS encoding pyrimidine dimer DNA glycosylase/endonuclease V; this encodes MRIWSVHPSQLDRAGLVACWRETLLAQAVLSGRTQGYQNHPQLERFRATAEPLAAVGAYLSEVHAEATARGYRFDADRILRPGRPEGAIPVTSGQLAYEWAHLGAKLARRSPADAERWAASEPVPHPLFTVIDGPVESWERGS
- a CDS encoding RNA polymerase sigma factor; this translates as MGAEQLTPGPLREHDGDARAAAELAARASYGRLLATLAAGTGDVLLAEDALADAFEQALRRWPEDGVPASPEGWLLTVARNRQRDEWKSARRRLNAALEGIEVPVMDSGDAGFPDRRLSLLLTCAHPAIAEDIRTPLMLQTVLGFEAAQIGEAFAVPAATMAQRLVRAKRRIRDARIPFELPGPEHLASRLPSVLEAVYGCLSIPAPAGAENSDEALPATRPMLAEGLYLAEVVAASLQDDAEAWSLAALAAFLASRPTGSAYVPLEDQDTGSWNATLIRRAEDHLRKASALTAGAGGPGTPGRFQLEAAIQAVHADRARTGRTEWTVLATLYAALTLLAPTLGAQVAEAAVIRRTDGPLAALRRLDLLSERHPRECERFQPYAVVRADALRSAGRPDAAAECLKHALRLTRDEAVRDHLQAQLDAVSR
- a CDS encoding YciI family protein — its product is MRYTLLLHYPEMSPDELGPEVLAKGQEAMRSYAATLQQAGVLLAAEVLQPSHASTTVTVRDGKLHIQDGPFADTKEQLGGYFVLDVPDLDAALDWARQAPGAQWGSVEIRPGATHTVDGVWVPNS
- a CDS encoding mandelate racemase/muconate lactonizing enzyme family protein — its product is MKITSASISLLDVPLKEPFVVSYDTYATMPSIVLTLVTDDGLVGFGESVPDAHVTGETPGGAVEALRTLLLPAVLGLDPRDITAVHQRMDAALKGNGSAKAAVDIACWDLAGKAADRPIYALLGGRKPENPTIARVMSILSPDTLAAQAVEARDEGFRHLKMKLGGRDGLDVERVRAVRAAIGHDLAIRVDANQGWGDPATAIAMIRELEQFGVDWVEQPIRADDVEGFELIRARVGVRLMADEAVVSQADLARFVKARSVDMVNLKLQKSGGITPCHRLATQAELAGFSVQVGSMLETSIASAAGYHLALAHPAIVSTELSGPVKFTREPGNLEFRIPEVLVSDRPGLGVDVDPDVLEELTVDRWEVSA
- a CDS encoding PucR family transcriptional regulator, with translation MEPIDRRTASRPTRERSVRERPTRERPTPERSVRELASVLDSSGLAVTPLGPDRPLVLASPVILDPLEPSRSVPGGLLLGVGVAADSAGPALREAARAGYAAVVLKGSVSPQDRSGTTARLSAEADAAGIAVLVVEGELSWRQLDTLLESALGAVAEAGEAPTALGAGDLFALANAIAAMVGGATTIENLQEEVLAYSTLPGQPIDLDRQQGILGRQVPHLPENAAQYASVFRARGAVRIPGEGEALGRLAVAVRAGNEPLGSVWVVDPGEDLPDEAATALERGADLAALHLLRARSGRDLARLRRAEGLRRLIHGDDDAALVARHLNLGLRPPFAVLAFEADLPAGAEAVTLTRLTDLVSTMTESQRRGTWCVGEDGAVYAVLSEVSAKEGPLLRTLARRVIDRASTALGVRLRAALGTSVDSAPAIVASRHSADQALLLLDPEGKGPEGDGFVRAADLHSRLSLLELGAFLQTKEQLVSPAAQEMASYDTRNGSEYATTLLAYLESGRDSALAAAALSLHQNTLRYRLKRIRELFDVDLSHADDVLLLWISLRVKRTG
- the cspE gene encoding transcription antiterminator/RNA stability regulator CspE codes for the protein MATGTVKWFNAEKGFGFISPDDGSQDVFAHFSAINSSGYRSLEENQKVSFDVQQGPKGPQAADIQPL
- a CDS encoding iron chaperone produces the protein MAEKDSGPAFSDEERAAMKERSREVKASRGKNKATPEELAAEVLEKIASMDEADRVLAEKVHQIVLEHAPQLSPKLWYGMQSYANTAGKSVVFFQDAKKFKARYATLGFQESATLDDGEMWPTSYALTKLTPAVEAKIVELVRRATAQE